One window of the Falco biarmicus isolate bFalBia1 chromosome 2, bFalBia1.pri, whole genome shotgun sequence genome contains the following:
- the GPR82 gene encoding probable G-protein coupled receptor 82 → MRNSTCLLQPSLATTVALPVIYSFLFPAGSFGNILAAWIFSRQASTKRTQYIYLANLLAANLLICSTMPFLAAYFAKGYQWTYDSVACRIAYRLGTLIMHVSIYVTIIILCSTALSQYATLKKNSDTQYSPAVNENFYRCVLEKFRQPKFAKYLCIIIWLTVLCITVTAITYDVQARAAEEFHRCYNVRVEAGGFTVMIAASLATVCFFVSFLTVLLSYYSLTRHLSNIQKNTCIGEKHLIYSTVKRNILVIQITLTVCFLPYHIFRPIFNVLLTNNDCPRLNYLVEVKNFLTCLAAAKSSLDPVIILLLDKTFKKSLYGLFTKSTPEHHNRKAGKFTEKAPKM, encoded by the coding sequence ATGAGAAATTCAACGTGTCTTCTTCAGCCATCCTTAGCTACTACTGTAGCTCTACCAGTCATCTACTCTTTCCTATTTCCTGCTGGAAGTTTTGGAAATATTCTCGCTGCCTGGATATTTTCAAGGCAAGCATCCACAAAAAGAACACAATACATTTACCTGGCAAACCTTCTTGCTGCAAATTTACTCATATGTAGCACAATGCCTTTTCTGGCTGCCTATTTTGCAAAAGGGTACCAATGGACTTATGACTCTGTAGCATGTAGAATAGCATATCGCCTTGGGACTCTCATAATGCATGTCAGTATATATGTTACAATTATAATTTTATGTTCAACTGCTCTAAGTCAGTACgcaacactgaagaaaaacagtgacaCACAATACTCTCCAGCAGTTAATGAAAACTTTTACAGATGTGTACTTGAAAAGTTTCGTCAGCCAAAATTTGCTAAATATTTGTGCATCATTATATGGCTTACGGTGCTCTGCATAACGGTAACAGCTATAACATATGATGTCCAGGCACGGGCTGCGGAAGAATTTCACAGATGCTACAATGTCAGGGTAGAAGCTGGTGGATTTACTGTAATGATTGCAGCTTCTCTTGCcactgtgtgtttttttgtatcttttttgaCAGTTTTGTTGTCATACTATTCTCTTACCAGACATCTGAGtaatatacaaaaaaatacctGCATTGGAGAAAAACATCTAATTTACAGtacagtgaaaagaaatattcttgTAATCCAGATAACATTAACCGTCTGCTTTCTTCCATATCATATTTTTAGGCCAATTTTTAATGTACTGCTTACAAATAATGACTGCCCAAGGTTAAACTATCTAGTGGAGGTTAAAAATTTTCTTACTTGTCTTGCTGCTGCTAAGAGTAGTTTAGATCCAGTTATAATCCTTCTGCTAgataaaacatttaagaaaagtCTGTATGGCCTGTTTACAAAATCCACACCAGAACACCATAACCGTAAAGCTGGTAAATTCACTGAAAAGGCTCCCAAAATGTGA